Genomic segment of Candidatus Liberimonas magnetica:
TTATACATAAAACCCTCCGAATTATACAGAAGCAATCCATTTTATTCTACCTCTTTTTGACACAATTTACCAACATGTAAGACCTAAACCTATTTATTTGTTGTTCTGTCTTTTGATATATTGGGTCATCTCGTATTGTTGTATTATTGTATCTACTATTACCTTTATTGAATCTACCAGAATACTGTCTTTTCTGTAATCAGCAGGGGCTATAAAATTAACCCTGTCGGCTTCAAGCAATTTCTGGCAAGTATTCTTGCCTTTTGGCTCACCGGGTTTATATATTGCTATTGCATAGCCACCATTCTTCTTGGTTACATTCATGGCAGGGACATCTGAGAGGCCATCACCGATGTATATCATGTTCTTAAAGGGTATCGGGCGGTCGTTTTCAGGTGTGTGTTCATTGATGCTTTCGCCTATTTTTTCTTTTCCTTTATTTATTCTGAATAAATACTGTGTTTTTACTGTGTCTGTGATAGCAACTTTTGGGAAATCTGGATAGCCTTCTTTGTCATACAGATATTCAGAACCGAAAACATTGAAAAACTCATTCCTGATTGAAATTCCATCAAGTATCTCCTTCAATCCTGAAGATATTATATAATGCCTTACTTCCATATTTCCCTTAACTTTGCTTTCAATATACTTGTTTATGTTGTCAAAATAGCCCGGAACTCCAGCAAAGTAAGTTATATCTCCACCTATTTTGTTGAAATACTCTTTGGAGATAGGTGTTCCTTCATTTTTTGCCAGATCTATTATCTTCTTCATCCACATTAAGGTATTTTCAGCTTGCAAATGTACGCAATCTTTATATATGCCATCCCAAAATTTACGGGCATCCTTAACACCTATTTTGGGAAGCAAGGTATATTCCTGCATAGAGTTTGGGGTAAGTGTCCCGTCAAAATCATAAACTAAAGCAATAATGTTTTGTTTGTATTTTCTCATAATTTTCCTTTTTTCTGCGAGTGTTATAAATAACAGAGAATCATCTGTGAATTTATTTAATCAAAAGTCATAATACACTATACTTTTTATAGAATTTCTCTGTAATATTCCATAAATCAGGTTCTAATATCTTCTTTACCCATTCTTTGATATGATCAGGAACAGAGCCATAATATGCTTCTGCAATACCACCTGTTATGCACGCTAATGTGTCGCTATCCCCTCCAATTGATACAGCATTTCTAAGAGCGTCTTCAAAATCGGTTGAATCAAGAAAAGCAATAATAGCCTGAGGTACGGTTCCCTGACAGGATCCATTAAAGGTGTA
This window contains:
- a CDS encoding haloacid dehalogenase-like hydrolase gives rise to the protein MRKYKQNIIALVYDFDGTLTPNSMQEYTLLPKIGVKDARKFWDGIYKDCVHLQAENTLMWMKKIIDLAKNEGTPISKEYFNKIGGDITYFAGVPGYFDNINKYIESKVKGNMEVRHYIISSGLKEILDGISIRNEFFNVFGSEYLYDKEGYPDFPKVAITDTVKTQYLFRINKGKEKIGESINEHTPENDRPIPFKNMIYIGDGLSDVPAMNVTKKNGGYAIAIYKPGEPKGKNTCQKLLEADRVNFIAPADYRKDSILVDSIKVIVDTIIQQYEMTQYIKRQNNK